The following nucleotide sequence is from Alkalihalobacillus sp. LMS39.
TAGCGGTATTACTTACATAGGCTGATGGATGACGTAAGATTGGGATTTGAAATCCTATTGATGCTAATTTCTTTTGCCACTCTCTTCGAAATTGGTTATCTCCAAATGCGACGAATGCATGGCTATAATCCTCTTTGAACTTTATTACTTCATTCAACGTTCCAATTGCAACATTTGAATTATCATCCAAAAAATCAACCTTATCGAACGTTCCCATCAATTCAGCTGTTTCTTTCACAACTCTCCCATGACCACCAGCACCTAATATGATTAAATTTTTATTCATATTTACATTGTCCTTTTACCTAAATGAACTTCATCTTCTTAAAGCAAACTTATTTAACTACATCCAACACTTTTAAACGGTTTTTCCTAAAGTTAGCAATATCCAGCAGTTCTTGGCGGAGAGCTTCTTTTTCATACTCTTCAAATCCACTAATTAACTCTGTTGTCACATTAATATTAACTGGCGGCGTCTTTCCAATATATATCTTAGGAAAGACTTGTTTGTCATGAACTTCATCTTTACCAAGTAATTCTTCAAACATTTTTTCACCTGGTCGCATACCTGTAAACTGAATCCCAATTTCATCAATCGAATATCCTGAAAGTTTAATAAGGTTCTTCGCCAAATCAACAATCTTTACTGGCTCACCCATATCAAGAACAAATATTTCTCCTCCACGTGCTAATGCACCAGCTTGAAGAACAAGTCTTGATGCCTCTGGAATCGTCATAAAGTAACGAACCATATCAGGATGCGTAACCGTGACAGGACCACCAGCTTTAATTTGTTCTTTGAAAAGTGGGATTACACTGCCACGACTTCCTAATACATTACCAAATCGAACAGCCACAAATCGCGTCTGACTAATTAAATCCATATGTTGAATAATCATTTCTGCTATTCGCTTTGTCGACCCCATCACACTTGTTGGGTTTACCGCTTTGTCCGTTGAAATCATGACAAATGTATCGACTTTGGCCTCGCTCGCTGCTTCTGCAACATTTTTTGTGCCAATAACGTTATTTTTTACAGCTTCTTCTGGATTCCGCTCCATTAACGGTACATGTTTATGTGCGGCTGCATGAAAGACAACATGTGGTTTTCTTGTGTTCATAATCGCAAAGATTTTTTCACGGTCTTGAATATCAGCAATTTCTGTATCGATGTTTAACTCAGGTACATTTCTTCGAAGTTCCATTTCAATCGAATATATACTGTTTTCCCCGTGACCAAGAAGAATTAATTGTTCAGGATCAAATTTT
It contains:
- a CDS encoding nucleoside-diphosphate sugar epimerase/dehydratase, giving the protein MSYRSRLASLVVIDSFIVLICIFISNVILVPTSNLLSPVLLVSAITLLAGHHLFAHLYKLYKKAWQYASVHELVAIGKAVTFTILLTAVVQFLVFQEMYLRTLTITWMMHILFIGGARFSWRMYRDTYIKPNKNQISTLIIGAGAAGTMVVRQLQHNELAELNPVAFIDDDIHKQNLEILGIPVVGGIEQIEETVKEYNIENIIIAIPSLSREELNKIFSECAKTKAKAQIMPKIEDIMTGKVAVEQFREVQVEDLLGREPVELDINGIATYIKGQTILVTGAGGSIGSEICRQISKFDPEQLILLGHGENSIYSIEMELRRNVPELNIDTEIADIQDREKIFAIMNTRKPHVVFHAAAHKHVPLMERNPEEAVKNNVIGTKNVAEAASEAKVDTFVMISTDKAVNPTSVMGSTKRIAEMIIQHMDLISQTRFVAVRFGNVLGSRGSVIPLFKEQIKAGGPVTVTHPDMVRYFMTIPEASRLVLQAGALARGGEIFVLDMGEPVKIVDLAKNLIKLSGYSIDEIGIQFTGMRPGEKMFEELLGKDEVHDKQVFPKIYIGKTPPVNINVTTELISGFEEYEKEALRQELLDIANFRKNRLKVLDVVK